The proteins below come from a single Paracholeplasma manati genomic window:
- a CDS encoding ABC transporter substrate-binding protein translates to MKKLLGVITLVLVAVALVACAGEKNEAPTFAGVGPVTSYINVSFDPLEGVSATDKEDGDLTEAIEVVSNNVNISVAGTYSVRYEVKDSKDKVASAVRTVTVAELDAENVALAQYLSGIDLSKLPVEDKDILFAAAEDYLLENVYAGVPLYTGATRVMYSSRVQLFSPIYNGVLGFGTAFSQFTEDDSKVIMFGSTAGNVGEYTWRATYSTDPTTLNQWISDDSSTSDFIDLFTGALYDFYFDETKTGYEILPSLAAAEPVPVNPTVVNGKVYAKTWQIQVRDGLTWKYHPSTDLAGLPSGHEVLNAEDFLWTWRHALEEKWFRARTGGGDFVTEAVKGAADYLSGAVSIDEVGLRLAAGKTNTLEIEYINEKSAFDVKYQFSSTSMSPVNQQLLEKLTPAVYGTTPETVPSSGVYYFETWTPSQLLVFKKNTLHPQSAMYYYTGQQFRFMSGSDLIFQEFLEGRLESASVPASRVTEFASDPRVKVAPAATTWRMVMNSFGTEANRDAYIAANPGVPLSNTFVPEPILMYKEMRQALYFGFDRYEAAVNVVKTYLPAYTLFANTYFLDGESGMSVRTLPAGAAILEKYGASSYGFVPDAAVALFQQAVTKAIADGYYTAGSASEYRVIDLTLTYASSGNTAAQAMIAQIKQQYESRLVDTTNFVRLTITVNDVAFPGNYYDFMMKANTDLGIGGISGSLLDAPSFLDVFSDDNRGGFTLNWGIDTSTPNIAVAYRNLDGVLVTEKWSYNALVAALNGKAYIRDGVEQKAWTDAEDLVAAYLDMGGEVLDSVAADSEGLAGYIVGDLADLAEDLNVDSVEAYVAVTESGKAFLFIVKKTGFNYELHQQLGLALNARDAVAAHNSDYTLNAISENPLTLEELNAIPYIVSTYTSFASLDEVFESVGVPAGVEAFVYSTQFNTYATDAYVVIKVGAYYVGWAWL, encoded by the coding sequence ATGAAAAAATTACTAGGTGTAATCACTCTAGTATTGGTAGCAGTCGCTCTAGTTGCCTGTGCAGGCGAAAAGAACGAAGCCCCAACATTCGCAGGTGTCGGTCCTGTAACGTCATACATTAACGTATCGTTCGACCCACTTGAAGGTGTTTCAGCTACCGATAAAGAAGACGGAGACTTGACAGAAGCTATTGAAGTTGTTTCAAACAACGTCAACATTAGCGTTGCTGGTACATATTCAGTTAGATATGAAGTAAAAGACAGTAAGGACAAAGTAGCATCAGCTGTTCGTACCGTTACTGTTGCTGAACTTGACGCTGAAAATGTCGCATTAGCACAATATCTATCAGGTATCGACCTATCGAAACTTCCAGTAGAAGATAAGGATATCTTATTCGCTGCTGCAGAAGACTATTTACTTGAAAACGTGTACGCAGGTGTTCCACTATACACTGGTGCTACCAGAGTAATGTACTCAAGCAGAGTTCAATTATTCAGCCCAATTTATAATGGTGTCCTTGGTTTCGGTACCGCGTTCTCACAATTTACTGAAGATGACTCTAAAGTAATCATGTTCGGTTCTACCGCAGGTAATGTCGGTGAGTATACTTGGAGAGCTACTTACAGCACAGACCCTACAACATTGAACCAATGGATTTCTGACGACTCGTCAACAAGTGACTTCATCGATCTATTCACAGGTGCATTATATGACTTCTATTTCGATGAAACTAAGACAGGTTATGAAATTTTACCAAGCTTAGCAGCTGCTGAACCAGTACCAGTTAATCCAACTGTTGTCAACGGTAAAGTTTATGCTAAGACATGGCAAATTCAAGTTAGAGACGGCTTAACATGGAAATACCATCCATCCACTGACCTAGCTGGTTTACCTTCTGGCCATGAAGTACTCAACGCTGAAGACTTCTTATGGACTTGGAGACATGCTCTTGAAGAAAAATGGTTCAGAGCAAGAACTGGTGGCGGTGACTTCGTTACTGAAGCAGTTAAAGGTGCAGCAGATTATCTATCTGGTGCAGTATCTATCGACGAAGTAGGTCTAAGATTAGCAGCTGGTAAAACAAATACTCTAGAAATTGAATACATCAACGAAAAGAGTGCATTTGATGTTAAATACCAATTCTCATCTACATCTATGTCCCCTGTTAACCAACAATTATTAGAAAAATTAACACCTGCAGTTTATGGTACTACACCTGAAACTGTACCATCATCTGGTGTTTACTATTTCGAAACATGGACTCCATCACAATTGTTAGTGTTCAAGAAGAATACATTACACCCACAAAGTGCTATGTACTACTACACTGGTCAACAATTCAGATTCATGAGCGGTTCTGACCTCATTTTCCAAGAATTCCTTGAAGGTAGACTTGAAAGTGCATCCGTTCCTGCGTCCCGTGTTACTGAGTTCGCATCTGACCCACGTGTTAAAGTTGCACCTGCAGCTACGACATGGAGAATGGTTATGAACTCATTTGGTACCGAAGCTAACCGCGATGCATATATCGCTGCTAACCCAGGCGTACCACTATCCAATACATTCGTTCCTGAACCGATCTTAATGTATAAGGAAATGAGACAAGCATTATACTTCGGTTTCGACCGTTATGAAGCAGCAGTAAACGTCGTTAAGACTTATCTACCTGCTTACACATTATTTGCTAATACATACTTCCTAGATGGCGAATCCGGTATGTCCGTAAGAACATTACCTGCCGGTGCTGCTATTCTTGAAAAATATGGCGCATCATCTTATGGTTTCGTACCAGATGCTGCTGTTGCATTATTCCAACAAGCTGTAACTAAGGCAATCGCTGATGGTTATTACACAGCTGGTTCTGCATCAGAATACAGAGTCATCGACTTAACCTTAACTTATGCATCTAGTGGTAACACTGCTGCACAAGCGATGATTGCACAAATCAAACAACAATATGAAAGCCGTTTAGTTGATACTACAAACTTCGTCAGATTAACCATCACAGTTAACGACGTTGCGTTCCCTGGTAACTATTATGACTTCATGATGAAAGCTAATACTGACTTAGGTATTGGTGGTATCTCTGGTTCATTACTAGATGCTCCAAGCTTCCTAGATGTATTCTCTGACGACAACCGTGGTGGATTTACTCTTAACTGGGGTATTGACACTTCTACACCAAACATCGCTGTTGCTTACCGTAACCTTGATGGCGTGCTTGTTACTGAAAAATGGAGCTACAATGCATTAGTTGCTGCTCTAAACGGTAAAGCATACATCAGAGATGGTGTTGAACAAAAAGCTTGGACAGATGCTGAAGACTTAGTTGCTGCATATCTAGATATGGGTGGCGAAGTGCTTGACTCTGTAGCTGCTGATAGTGAAGGTTTAGCTGGTTATATCGTTGGTGATCTTGCAGACTTAGCAGAAGATTTGAATGTTGATTCCGTTGAAGCGTATGTCGCTGTTACTGAATCTGGTAAAGCATTCTTGTTCATCGTTAAGAAGACTGGATTCAACTATGAATTACATCAACAATTAGGATTAGCACTAAATGCACGTGATGCTGTCGCTGCTCACAACTCAGATTACACATTAAACGCAATTTCCGAAAATCCGTTAACTCTTGAAGAATTGAACGCGATTCCGTACATTGTATCCACTTATACTTCATTTGCATCACTTGATGAAGTGTTTGAATCCGTAGGTGTTCCTGCTGGCGTTGAAGCATTCGTTTACAGTACACAATTTAACACATACGCAACCGACGCATATGTAGTCATTAAAGTTGGCGCATATTATGTAGGTTGGGCTTGGTTATAA
- a CDS encoding InlB B-repeat-containing protein, translating to MNLAKIGLKKLFSVYILLLLSLVIVGCQPSVKETFTVTFNSDGGTLVAEQTIEKGQLAVEPEDPTKEGFAFQRWYLTDEATAFDFATPIVENITLTASWVEVINNTALIEADIQNVEDNLVVSPVQLSLPTRGRVNRSTIVWSTTSKYVTTTGFLLPINYSDSTTTQGEITGKFTLNGESVTRTFTVDLSRHDDVVITNSRVVPFENKTTEYDVANANVELFFEENGSVPYISVLNFLELLEGFVDPEVDFEITEDDNTVEIAYQYIDEDTQEVYDLRLTIDAVENEIRVNDPGFYWGYIYSTATNYGRHIEYVQDHPDAHFDEGSDVVYDLDHFNLDMAIYGGEILLPYYIVNQLFAGSSYYNVYYNYDKLVGIYGTPESGTLEYRAIKTSSMNNEDIPADLLVHTFSTLAFDLDNFYGLREIMGVESYYDLLYQRRHKLVTDDPEDFDNAVANLLLQDIDEPHTSYGYPSYFNKTAWSGPAVNSLSAYGSRFTQWYYDGFIDVDDAIEAKWGRGNISSTSWAATSPNRPDYWFVNPTSAVVILDGFRTSDIEESATFDPALIDSILEETSVVPAIAGGNKYFFYNNSTATENIAEVLVKGLNAAYLDSYKAALVSAGYTLVVESTEEASKVDGYYSKNVNGKDFMVQVGFDADRAVFYLGVVDKLPTSYALVWPVEKDIPALVEADSAVYMEITLDRVLADQPNVQRILLDLTWNTGGNVGALYRVVGFITDQPFRVSSIDGDTGGFSSSYVQIVGVPNYSHLKWSLLTSPLTFSAANSMATIFKENNLGKIIGKKSGGGASSITPILLPNGTAFTMSSNNINAYRTGTGTEEDPYVYHNNEFGIEPDFVVEMDNIFNNDTLNQIIDQLP from the coding sequence ATGAATTTAGCCAAAATTGGTCTAAAAAAGCTATTTAGTGTATATATTTTATTGCTACTCAGCTTAGTGATTGTCGGTTGCCAACCGTCAGTCAAAGAAACATTCACAGTAACCTTTAATAGCGATGGCGGGACTTTGGTCGCCGAACAAACCATCGAAAAGGGGCAGTTAGCCGTTGAACCGGAGGACCCAACCAAGGAAGGATTTGCATTCCAACGTTGGTATCTAACGGATGAAGCAACCGCATTTGATTTTGCTACACCGATTGTTGAAAACATCACGTTGACAGCATCTTGGGTAGAAGTCATCAATAACACAGCGTTGATTGAGGCAGATATTCAAAATGTGGAGGATAACTTGGTAGTCAGTCCTGTACAATTGAGTTTGCCGACACGTGGTCGTGTTAACCGTAGCACGATAGTGTGGTCGACTACATCTAAATATGTGACGACCACAGGGTTCTTACTCCCAATCAACTATAGTGATTCAACCACCACACAAGGTGAAATTACAGGTAAGTTCACATTAAATGGTGAATCTGTCACACGCACATTTACAGTGGATCTATCACGACATGACGATGTTGTAATCACCAACTCTAGGGTTGTACCATTTGAAAACAAAACCACAGAATACGATGTTGCCAATGCAAACGTGGAACTATTCTTTGAAGAAAATGGTTCTGTGCCATACATCAGTGTACTAAACTTCTTAGAACTTCTAGAAGGTTTTGTGGATCCGGAAGTGGATTTTGAAATCACTGAAGACGACAACACCGTTGAAATCGCTTATCAATACATCGATGAAGATACGCAAGAAGTATATGATCTAAGATTAACCATTGATGCAGTTGAAAACGAAATTCGTGTCAATGACCCTGGTTTCTATTGGGGATATATCTATTCAACCGCAACCAACTATGGTAGACACATTGAATATGTCCAAGACCATCCAGATGCGCATTTTGATGAAGGCTCGGATGTGGTATACGATTTAGACCACTTCAACCTTGACATGGCTATTTATGGTGGTGAAATCTTATTGCCATATTATATCGTGAATCAATTATTCGCGGGTTCAAGCTACTATAATGTGTATTATAACTATGATAAACTTGTGGGTATTTATGGCACACCAGAATCTGGTACATTAGAATATAGAGCGATTAAGACAAGTTCTATGAATAATGAAGATATTCCAGCAGATCTATTGGTTCATACCTTCTCCACTTTAGCATTTGACTTAGATAATTTCTATGGACTACGCGAAATCATGGGTGTGGAATCCTATTACGATTTGTTATATCAAAGAAGACACAAACTCGTCACAGATGACCCAGAAGATTTCGATAATGCAGTCGCAAACTTATTATTACAAGATATCGATGAACCACATACCAGCTATGGGTACCCATCGTATTTCAATAAAACCGCATGGAGCGGACCAGCAGTCAACTCATTATCTGCATATGGTTCTCGTTTCACACAATGGTACTACGATGGTTTCATCGATGTCGATGACGCGATTGAAGCTAAATGGGGTAGAGGTAACATTTCAAGTACCTCTTGGGCAGCCACTTCACCTAACCGTCCTGACTATTGGTTCGTGAATCCAACCTCAGCAGTGGTCATCTTGGATGGTTTCAGAACATCTGACATTGAAGAGAGTGCAACCTTTGATCCTGCTTTAATCGATAGCATATTAGAAGAAACAAGTGTTGTACCGGCTATCGCTGGTGGTAACAAGTATTTCTTCTATAATAATTCGACGGCGACTGAAAATATCGCAGAAGTATTGGTCAAAGGATTAAATGCCGCTTATCTAGATTCTTATAAAGCCGCTTTGGTCTCTGCAGGTTATACACTTGTGGTTGAATCAACCGAAGAAGCAAGCAAGGTTGATGGTTATTATTCTAAGAATGTCAATGGTAAGGACTTTATGGTTCAAGTGGGCTTCGATGCAGATAGAGCTGTATTCTACCTTGGGGTTGTCGATAAATTGCCAACCAGCTACGCCTTAGTATGGCCAGTTGAAAAAGATATTCCTGCATTGGTTGAAGCCGATTCAGCAGTTTATATGGAAATCACACTAGACCGCGTATTGGCAGACCAACCGAACGTTCAAAGAATTCTATTAGACTTAACTTGGAATACCGGTGGTAACGTCGGTGCACTCTACCGTGTCGTAGGGTTCATTACCGACCAACCATTTAGAGTATCTTCAATCGACGGTGATACCGGTGGATTCTCATCGAGTTACGTTCAAATCGTCGGTGTACCTAACTATTCACATTTGAAATGGTCATTGTTAACATCACCGCTCACATTCAGTGCTGCGAACTCGATGGCAACCATTTTCAAAGAAAACAACTTAGGTAAGATCATTGGTAAGAAATCAGGTGGTGGTGCAAGCTCCATTACACCAATTCTATTACCAAATGGTACCGCATTTACGATGTCATCCAATAATATCAATGCCTATCGTACAGGTACTGGTACTGAGGAAGATCCATATGTGTATCACAACAATGAATTTGGTATTGAACCAGACTTCGTTGTAGAGATGGACAACATCTTTAATAACGATACTTTGAACCAAATCATTGATCAGTTACCATAA
- a CDS encoding ATP-binding cassette domain-containing protein: protein MITYQIDNLSKAYNNRSLFWHKSLSLTTGEIYLLIGRNGSGKTTLLNILAQTIKNDLPIAIHPSINKNQISFMTSELLYFDYMKVIDLVHFYQSYSGYNLNYALSKCQLFSIDLNHFIKNLSMGEKKLLGFVLAMSFDRTFYFIDEPFPYVDLIHDQIMKKMIIEKSGEHNIFIIATHHIHEFEQVSSQLIVLMKDNKGLPDLVTMDVESLRMTLPGSVEKYFKEKLI, encoded by the coding sequence ATGATCACATATCAAATTGACAATTTATCTAAAGCATATAACAATCGTAGTCTTTTTTGGCATAAAAGCTTATCTTTAACAACAGGTGAAATCTATCTTCTCATTGGTCGAAATGGTTCTGGTAAAACAACTTTATTGAATATATTAGCTCAAACGATTAAAAATGACTTACCCATCGCCATTCATCCTTCAATAAATAAAAATCAAATCAGTTTTATGACATCAGAGTTATTGTATTTTGATTACATGAAAGTCATTGATTTAGTCCATTTTTACCAATCGTATTCGGGATATAATCTAAACTATGCCTTATCGAAATGTCAGCTATTTAGTATAGACCTAAACCACTTCATAAAAAACTTATCCATGGGTGAAAAAAAACTGCTGGGATTCGTCCTTGCAATGTCATTTGATCGGACCTTTTATTTTATCGATGAACCATTTCCTTATGTAGACTTGATTCATGACCAAATTATGAAAAAGATGATTATAGAAAAGTCTGGTGAACATAATATTTTCATCATAGCTACGCATCACATCCATGAATTTGAACAAGTATCAAGCCAACTAATTGTTTTAATGAAAGATAACAAAGGACTACCTGATTTAGTTACCATGGATGTCGAATCACTGAGAATGACTTTACCTGGGTCAGTTGAGAAATATTTTAAGGAGAAGCTGATATGA
- a CDS encoding GntR family transcriptional regulator, translating into MILIDPNISIYIQLARYISLEIFSGKRPPGSKLESIREMAIQLEVNMNTIKRVYQELEEQGLIFVDSTLGYFVRDYSQIILVKDKFLHTELDKFKQVVRQLNLTKEDYKKLWEDLKDDHISN; encoded by the coding sequence ATGATACTGATCGATCCTAACATTTCTATATACATACAATTAGCGAGATACATCAGTCTTGAGATTTTTAGTGGCAAGCGACCACCAGGTTCAAAACTTGAATCCATTCGTGAAATGGCTATCCAACTCGAAGTGAATATGAATACCATCAAACGGGTATATCAGGAACTAGAAGAACAGGGACTAATCTTTGTTGATAGCACACTTGGTTACTTTGTCAGAGATTATTCACAAATCATATTAGTAAAAGACAAGTTCTTGCATACTGAATTAGATAAATTTAAACAAGTTGTTAGGCAACTGAATCTTACAAAAGAAGATTATAAAAAACTTTGGGAGGATTTAAAGGATGATCACATATCAAATTGA
- the nifJ gene encoding pyruvate:ferredoxin (flavodoxin) oxidoreductase: protein MADNKKVIKSMDGAEASAYVAYALTEVAGIYPITPSTPIGQNVDLWASQGKKNIFGMPVKVVEMQSEAGAVGTVHGSLQTGLLTTSFTASQGLLLKLPNMYKIAGQLLPGVIHVAARAIAAQALSIFGDHQDVMAARQTGWALLASNSVQEVMDLGGIAHLAAIKGSIPFLHFFDGFRTSHEVNTIEVMDYDVLARLVDREALAKFRSGALNPAHPKTRGTAQNDDVYFQTRTLQASKYAAIPDIVNEYMQEISKVTGRHYAPFNYYGDPEATDVIVAMGSVIETAKEAIDYLNRHGKKVGIVSVHLFRPFSEKYFFDVMPKSVKRIAVLDRTIEPGSTGEPLFLDVKNMFYGKPNQPVIIGGIYGLSSKDTTPSMINAVFKNLAGEQKDHFTVGINDDVTFTSIDISEQIDVTDKDTLEMLFFGLGSDGTVGASKNIVKIIGDNTKLNSQAYAAYDSKKAGGVTRMHLRFSPHEIRSTYLVNNPHFVSCSADTYLTKYDMIKGLRQGGKFLLNTQVPKDQIEAFLPNKVKRQLAQKAAKFFIINAVDLAYEIGLGRRTNTIMQSAQLKLVEQIMPFETAEKYMKKYAEKSYGRKGDAVLEMNYAAIEAGYKHLVEIEVKPEWAFLEDEVVEKDNRPSFVKNIADIVNAIEGDSLPVSAFLGYEDGHMDNGAAAYEKRGIANFVPGWREENCIQCNQCVFACPHAVIRAFLATPEEAEKAPAGSKMIPGKGKGLDQYKYTIQVSTLDCTECGVCVQVCPAPGKALFMTPIGPELSAGSQQIADYFFNEVTYKNIGNDNVKNVNFNKPLFEFSGACAGCGETPYIKAITQLFGERMILANATGCTSIYGASYPATPYTTLPNGRGPAWANSLFEDNAEFGFGMRIAYETMRDRIQTIIVDHLNEMPEVLKGLAQEWLDHRAEGEYTQNLAPKLEAELAKVNEGYARELLELKDYFVRVSQWIMGGDGWAYDIGYGGIDHVIANNEDVNILVLDTEVYSNTGGQSSKSAPSASIAKFTASGKKTKKKDLAAIAMSYGHVYVAQISHGASPAQVIKTLKEAESYPGPSLVIAYSPCIEHGIKGGLTQSASQAKLATECGYWPTFRYDPRLVAQGKNPFQIDSKPPVWDKYQDYLLSEARYAQLSQINPDHAAELLAQNLADAKARWSMYQRYKAMDWSKQE from the coding sequence ATGGCTGATAATAAGAAAGTTATTAAGTCAATGGATGGCGCAGAAGCTTCAGCATATGTGGCTTACGCGTTAACCGAAGTTGCGGGGATCTATCCAATTACACCATCAACACCAATTGGACAAAACGTCGACTTATGGGCATCCCAAGGTAAAAAGAACATTTTTGGTATGCCAGTAAAAGTCGTTGAAATGCAAAGTGAAGCCGGTGCAGTCGGTACCGTTCACGGGTCATTACAAACCGGTCTATTGACGACATCATTTACAGCATCTCAAGGGTTACTATTAAAGTTACCTAACATGTATAAAATCGCTGGTCAATTGTTACCAGGGGTTATCCACGTCGCTGCTAGAGCAATCGCAGCACAAGCATTATCCATTTTCGGTGACCATCAAGACGTGATGGCTGCTAGACAAACAGGTTGGGCTTTATTGGCTTCTAACTCTGTTCAAGAAGTTATGGACTTAGGTGGTATCGCTCACTTAGCGGCTATTAAAGGTTCCATTCCATTCCTTCATTTCTTTGATGGTTTCAGAACTTCACACGAAGTTAACACCATTGAAGTCATGGACTATGACGTACTTGCAAGACTTGTCGACAGAGAAGCACTTGCGAAATTCAGATCTGGGGCTTTAAACCCAGCTCACCCAAAAACACGTGGTACAGCTCAAAATGACGACGTTTATTTCCAAACTCGTACATTACAAGCGTCCAAATATGCAGCTATTCCTGACATCGTCAACGAATATATGCAAGAAATCTCCAAAGTAACTGGCAGACATTATGCACCATTTAACTACTATGGTGACCCAGAAGCAACCGATGTGATTGTTGCGATGGGCTCTGTCATTGAAACCGCTAAAGAAGCCATTGACTACTTAAACCGTCATGGTAAGAAAGTCGGTATCGTTTCTGTTCACTTATTCAGACCATTCTCAGAAAAATATTTCTTTGATGTGATGCCAAAATCCGTGAAGAGAATTGCTGTACTTGATAGAACCATTGAACCAGGTAGCACAGGCGAACCACTATTCTTAGATGTCAAGAATATGTTCTATGGCAAACCAAATCAACCAGTCATCATTGGTGGTATTTATGGTCTATCCTCTAAAGATACCACACCATCTATGATCAATGCGGTATTTAAAAACCTTGCTGGTGAACAAAAAGACCACTTCACTGTGGGGATCAACGATGACGTTACATTTACTTCCATCGATATCTCTGAACAAATCGACGTTACAGACAAAGACACCCTTGAAATGTTGTTCTTTGGATTGGGTTCTGATGGTACCGTTGGTGCTTCTAAGAACATCGTTAAGATCATTGGTGATAACACCAAGTTGAATTCACAAGCGTATGCGGCTTATGACTCTAAAAAAGCCGGTGGTGTTACACGTATGCACTTACGTTTCAGCCCACATGAAATCCGCTCAACTTACTTAGTTAACAACCCACACTTCGTGTCTTGTTCTGCCGATACTTATTTAACCAAGTACGACATGATCAAAGGCTTACGTCAAGGTGGTAAGTTCTTATTAAATACCCAAGTACCTAAAGACCAAATTGAAGCGTTCTTACCTAACAAAGTGAAACGTCAATTGGCTCAAAAGGCAGCTAAATTCTTCATCATCAATGCGGTAGATTTAGCATATGAAATCGGGTTAGGTAGACGTACAAATACCATCATGCAAAGTGCTCAACTTAAATTGGTTGAACAAATCATGCCATTTGAAACCGCTGAAAAATACATGAAGAAGTACGCAGAAAAATCTTACGGACGTAAGGGTGATGCGGTTCTTGAAATGAACTATGCAGCGATTGAAGCTGGTTACAAGCACTTAGTCGAAATCGAAGTTAAGCCTGAATGGGCATTCTTAGAAGATGAAGTAGTTGAAAAAGACAACCGTCCATCCTTCGTTAAAAATATCGCTGACATAGTCAACGCGATTGAAGGGGATTCACTACCTGTATCCGCATTCTTAGGCTATGAAGATGGTCACATGGACAATGGTGCTGCTGCGTATGAAAAACGTGGTATCGCGAACTTCGTTCCAGGTTGGAGAGAAGAAAACTGTATCCAATGTAACCAATGCGTATTCGCATGTCCACATGCCGTTATCCGCGCATTCTTAGCAACCCCAGAAGAAGCTGAAAAAGCACCTGCTGGTTCTAAGATGATTCCTGGTAAAGGTAAAGGCTTAGACCAATACAAATACACCATCCAAGTATCTACCCTTGACTGTACAGAATGTGGCGTTTGTGTCCAAGTATGTCCAGCGCCTGGTAAAGCTTTATTCATGACCCCAATCGGTCCTGAACTATCTGCAGGTTCACAACAAATCGCAGATTACTTCTTCAATGAAGTTACCTATAAGAATATCGGTAATGACAACGTGAAGAACGTCAACTTCAACAAGCCTCTATTCGAATTCTCAGGTGCATGTGCTGGTTGTGGTGAAACACCATACATCAAAGCCATCACTCAATTGTTCGGTGAACGCATGATTCTTGCGAACGCGACTGGTTGTACCTCCATTTATGGTGCGTCCTACCCAGCAACCCCATACACTACTTTACCAAATGGTAGAGGTCCAGCATGGGCGAACTCCTTATTCGAAGACAACGCTGAATTCGGTTTTGGTATGAGAATCGCTTATGAAACCATGAGAGACCGTATCCAAACCATCATCGTTGATCACTTAAATGAAATGCCTGAAGTCTTGAAGGGTCTTGCACAAGAATGGTTAGACCACAGAGCTGAAGGTGAATATACTCAAAACCTAGCACCTAAACTAGAGGCTGAACTTGCGAAAGTCAATGAAGGTTATGCGAGAGAACTCTTAGAACTCAAAGACTACTTCGTACGCGTTAGCCAATGGATTATGGGTGGTGACGGTTGGGCATATGACATCGGTTATGGTGGTATTGACCACGTCATCGCGAACAATGAAGATGTCAACATCCTTGTTCTAGATACCGAAGTTTATTCCAACACCGGTGGTCAATCTTCTAAATCTGCACCATCCGCTTCGATTGCGAAATTCACAGCGTCTGGTAAGAAGACCAAGAAGAAAGACTTAGCGGCGATTGCGATGAGCTATGGCCATGTCTATGTTGCACAAATTTCACATGGGGCTTCCCCAGCACAAGTCATCAAGACACTTAAAGAAGCTGAATCTTATCCAGGACCATCTTTAGTCATCGCTTACTCACCATGTATCGAACATGGTATCAAGGGTGGCTTGACTCAATCTGCTTCACAAGCTAAGCTTGCGACAGAATGTGGCTACTGGCCAACCTTCAGATATGACCCAAGATTGGTTGCACAAGGTAAGAATCCATTCCAAATCGATTCGAAACCACCGGTCTGGGATAAGTATCAAGATTACTTATTGTCTGAAGCACGTTATGCACAATTATCACAAATCAACCCTGACCATGCTGCAGAATTACTTGCACAAAACTTGGCAGATGCTAAAGCACGTTGGTCCATGTATCAACGTTACAAAGCAATGGATTGGTCAAAACAAGAATAA
- a CDS encoding peroxiredoxin: MLEVGTKVKDFTLYDGFGKAHRLSDYLGKKVVIYFYPEDDSPGCTEQACGFKVVNDELKNHHAVLLGISPDTIESHQLFQTKYGLPFTLLSDVDKSVSIYFGAYGKKNLYGNIVEGIIRSTFILDENGVIEKVFKRAFAKSNADSVLAYIKG, encoded by the coding sequence ATGTTAGAAGTAGGCACAAAAGTTAAAGATTTTACATTGTACGATGGGTTTGGAAAAGCCCATCGTTTATCCGATTATCTAGGTAAAAAGGTTGTCATTTACTTTTATCCTGAAGACGATTCACCGGGTTGTACAGAACAAGCTTGTGGTTTTAAAGTTGTGAATGATGAACTAAAAAATCACCATGCGGTTTTATTGGGCATTAGCCCAGATACCATTGAATCACACCAATTGTTTCAAACCAAATATGGGTTACCATTCACGTTATTAAGCGATGTAGACAAGTCTGTATCGATTTATTTTGGCGCGTATGGTAAGAAGAACTTGTATGGAAATATCGTCGAAGGCATCATTCGTTCCACCTTCATTTTGGATGAAAATGGTGTGATTGAAAAAGTTTTCAAGCGTGCTTTCGCGAAATCCAATGCGGATTCGGTTTTAGCCTACATTAAGGGCTAG